The Chloroflexota bacterium genome has a window encoding:
- a CDS encoding cobyric acid synthase encodes MGRAIMVQGTASHVGKSVLVAGLCRWFQREGLRVAPFKAQNMALNSFVTPDGGEIGRAQAAQAEAARVAPAVEMNPILLKPEGNSRSQVVVKGRVLTSMDAAEYHRRVPELWPVVEASLNQLVETFDLVVIEGAGSPVEMNLLESDIVNMRVARAVGAPVLLVADIERGGVFAALVGTMELLEPELRELIAGFVVNKFRGDPALFAGGITYLQERLRRPVLGVVPWIPDLAIAQEDSLGLPRSGSDPDAPGAPGASVDVAVIRFPRIANFDDLEPLQRRPGVRVRYVERLEDFGRPDLAILPGTKTTRADLAFMRERSLDLAVIAHVRRGGAVLGICGGYQMLGRRIDDPDGVEDAPGGEDGLGLLPVDSRYAREKETRQVRGSLVADRGPLAAHRREIAAYEIHMGRTAGSCAPFARIVTADGARFDGAVSPDGLVVGTYLHGLFHNPSVVAALVDWFSGRKGFDPPETPPEVDAYDRLADTLSGTLDVGRLRMIAGVTGPVGSA; translated from the coding sequence ATGGGACGCGCGATCATGGTCCAGGGCACGGCCTCGCACGTGGGGAAGAGCGTGCTCGTGGCAGGGCTGTGCCGTTGGTTCCAGCGCGAGGGCCTGCGGGTCGCGCCGTTCAAAGCGCAGAACATGGCTCTCAATTCATTTGTCACACCCGACGGCGGCGAGATCGGCCGGGCGCAAGCTGCCCAGGCCGAGGCCGCGCGCGTTGCCCCCGCCGTGGAGATGAATCCTATTCTTCTCAAGCCCGAGGGAAATTCGCGGTCGCAGGTGGTCGTGAAGGGCCGTGTGCTCACCAGCATGGACGCCGCCGAATACCACCGACGCGTTCCAGAACTCTGGCCGGTGGTCGAGGCGAGCCTGAACCAACTGGTGGAGACCTTCGACCTCGTGGTAATCGAGGGAGCGGGCAGTCCCGTCGAGATGAACCTCCTGGAATCGGACATCGTCAACATGCGCGTTGCCCGGGCGGTCGGGGCACCGGTGTTGCTCGTCGCCGACATCGAGCGGGGAGGCGTCTTCGCGGCGCTCGTCGGCACCATGGAGCTGCTCGAGCCCGAGCTGCGTGAGCTGATCGCGGGGTTTGTCGTCAACAAGTTCCGTGGCGACCCGGCGCTGTTCGCCGGCGGCATCACCTACCTCCAGGAGCGGCTGCGCCGCCCGGTGCTGGGCGTGGTCCCGTGGATCCCCGATCTGGCGATCGCGCAGGAGGATTCGCTCGGGCTGCCCCGATCGGGGTCCGATCCTGACGCTCCTGGCGCCCCGGGAGCGTCGGTGGACGTCGCGGTCATCCGCTTCCCCCGCATCGCCAACTTCGACGACTTGGAGCCGCTCCAGCGCCGGCCAGGGGTGCGCGTCCGGTACGTCGAACGCCTCGAGGACTTCGGCAGACCGGACCTGGCGATCCTGCCTGGGACCAAGACGACCAGGGCAGATCTCGCCTTCATGCGAGAGCGGTCACTGGACCTCGCGGTCATCGCTCACGTCCGGCGCGGCGGAGCCGTGCTCGGCATTTGCGGTGGCTACCAGATGCTGGGGCGGCGCATCGACGACCCGGACGGCGTTGAGGACGCCCCGGGCGGGGAGGACGGGCTCGGCCTGCTACCCGTCGATTCCCGTTATGCGCGGGAGAAAGAGACACGCCAGGTCCGTGGCAGCCTCGTGGCGGACCGTGGCCCGCTCGCGGCGCATCGCCGCGAGATCGCGGCCTATGAGATCCACATGGGGCGAACAGCAGGGTCTTGCGCGCCGTTTGCGCGCATCGTGACGGCTGACGGAGCGCGGTTCGACGGCGCAGTGTCCCCAGACGGGCTCGTGGTGGGAACGTACCTCCATGGGCTGTTTCACAATCCGTCCGTCGTTGCGGCTCTTGTCGACTGGTTTAGCGGACGGAAGGGGTTCGATCCGCCGGAAACCCCACCAGAGGTCGACGCGTATGACCGCCTGGCCGACACGCTGAGTGGTACCCTAGATGTGGGCCGGCTGCGCATGATCGCCGGCGTCACCGGACCTGTCGGGTCGGCGTGA
- a CDS encoding peptide ABC transporter substrate-binding protein, translated as MRRFDVCLAIVALGVLSACASPKSESGSQARTTGEVGSVAPVKRVVAAVQGDPFTLNYQMSSAGSYTPPGSEALEELVNTGLATLDVSGGFAPRLAEELPTTQNGLWKTFPDGRMETTWRLKSNVAWHDGVPFTADDLVFTVDVVRDEEIGVFRDRAWDNIESAAAPDARTITVRWKQPYIYADSMFTPQFAIPLPKHLLEQPFHENKAGFVDLPYWTDDFVGLGPFRLQSWERGAYLTVTANNGYVLGRPKLDEIEVRFITDPATMIANILSGAVDFNMGRGLNLEEADDVRGRWSDGRLETAPYTWIQMWPQFLTPDPPVVTDATFRRAVLYGLDRQQMVETFMRGLTTVAHSYLNPAEAEYREIEPQIVKYDFDPAKAIATVESLGYRRGPDGIFVDAANKKLSLEIRANAGDELRRKLLLDIADELPKVGIAVDPVIVPIQRTRDLEYYTNYPTFQITQRPNQLRALNNMHSSQATTKENNYTGANISRYMNPEFDALIDRYYVTIPKQERTEIVGQIMHKMTDEVLLLGLFYTIEPILVSNRVQNVRGRYPRSSHAWNANEWDVR; from the coding sequence GTGCGAAGGTTCGATGTGTGTCTCGCGATCGTCGCGCTCGGTGTTCTGAGCGCGTGTGCGAGTCCCAAGAGCGAGTCGGGTAGCCAGGCCCGCACGACTGGGGAGGTCGGGAGCGTCGCTCCCGTCAAGCGTGTGGTTGCGGCCGTACAAGGGGACCCATTCACGCTGAACTACCAGATGAGCTCGGCCGGGTCGTACACGCCCCCTGGCTCAGAAGCGTTGGAAGAGCTGGTGAACACCGGCCTCGCGACCCTCGACGTGAGCGGGGGCTTTGCGCCGCGGCTTGCGGAGGAGTTGCCCACGACGCAGAACGGGCTGTGGAAAACGTTTCCCGACGGTCGCATGGAGACAACCTGGCGACTGAAAAGCAACGTAGCGTGGCACGATGGCGTGCCGTTCACCGCGGACGATCTCGTTTTCACCGTTGACGTTGTGCGCGATGAGGAGATCGGCGTCTTCCGCGACCGCGCGTGGGACAACATCGAGAGCGCGGCGGCGCCCGACGCGCGCACGATTACCGTCCGGTGGAAGCAGCCCTACATCTACGCCGATAGTATGTTCACGCCCCAGTTCGCCATCCCCCTCCCCAAGCACCTACTCGAACAGCCATTCCACGAGAACAAAGCGGGGTTCGTCGATCTTCCCTACTGGACCGACGACTTCGTCGGGTTGGGTCCCTTCAGGCTCCAGTCCTGGGAGCGGGGCGCGTATCTGACCGTGACGGCCAACAATGGGTATGTGCTGGGCCGGCCGAAGCTCGACGAGATCGAGGTCCGCTTCATCACCGATCCGGCGACGATGATCGCCAACATCCTCTCGGGCGCCGTGGACTTCAACATGGGGCGCGGTCTCAACCTCGAGGAGGCGGACGACGTGCGCGGCCGTTGGTCAGACGGCCGTCTGGAGACCGCGCCCTATACCTGGATCCAGATGTGGCCTCAATTCCTGACGCCCGACCCGCCAGTGGTCACCGACGCCACCTTCCGTCGGGCGGTGCTCTACGGTCTCGACCGGCAGCAGATGGTCGAGACCTTTATGCGCGGCCTCACGACGGTCGCCCACAGCTACCTCAATCCCGCGGAGGCCGAGTACCGGGAGATCGAGCCCCAGATCGTGAAGTACGACTTCGATCCAGCGAAGGCGATCGCCACGGTTGAAAGCCTCGGCTACCGACGCGGTCCAGACGGGATCTTCGTCGATGCAGCCAACAAGAAGCTCTCGCTGGAGATCCGCGCAAACGCGGGCGACGAGCTGCGCCGCAAGCTCCTGCTCGACATCGCCGACGAGCTGCCCAAGGTGGGCATTGCCGTGGATCCGGTCATCGTCCCGATCCAGCGAACGCGAGACCTGGAGTACTACACGAACTACCCGACGTTCCAGATCACGCAGCGCCCGAACCAGCTTCGCGCGCTGAACAACATGCACAGCAGCCAGGCCACGACGAAGGAGAACAACTATACGGGCGCCAACATCTCCCGCTACATGAACCCCGAGTTCGACGCGCTCATCGACCGCTACTACGTGACGATCCCCAAGCAGGAGCGCACCGAGATCGTTGGGCAGATCATGCACAAGATGACCGACGAGGTGCTGCTGCTGGGGCTCTTCTACACCATCGAGCCGATCCTCGTGAGCAACCGCGTGCAGAACGTCCGAGGCAGGTATCCGCGGTCGAGTCATGCCTGGAACGCGAATGAGTGGGACGTGAGATAA
- a CDS encoding ABC transporter substrate-binding protein, which translates to MTIVRLGALVLIVATFASACAGSPSGTGPVGSSAPSSAGGAKRITAGILGNPYTLSYEINTAGTGSVRGVGEVEKIIHSGLVIRDGDGRLQPQLAEAVPTLENGKWRISPDGRMETTWVIRQGAVWHDGTPFTAGDLVFTLTEGQDKDLALPGYPGYKSIDGIDAADDRTVTVRWIQPFIDADTLFSSEFLMPRPKHLLEQAYLNDKASYLDLPYWTVDYVGLGPFKLREFVRDSHMVVDAFDQYVLGRPKLDTIEVRFIQDPNALIANVLAGEVQVTVGRGFNLDQIVQVAGQWPEGRMETSSSNWIAHYPQALTPNPPVLGEVAFRRALLMSLDRQAMSDSLQNGQAPVAHAWLEVGDPNYAQVEPFIVKYPFDPRQAASLIEGLGYAKGADGFYHDSSGKKLTIESRTNAGDDVKEKIVFSSADYWQHVGVGVDTVIVPRQQASDREYRATFPGLDLVRQPFEPERIVSSQAALPTNKFSGKNRTRYMNAELDGYVEKYLTTIPLAERIQALGQMMHLMTDQVVALGIFYAPEPKLISNRLPNVHAAHAPAADETWNVNQWELR; encoded by the coding sequence TTGACCATCGTTCGACTGGGCGCTCTTGTCTTGATCGTTGCGACCTTCGCTTCAGCGTGCGCCGGCTCTCCATCCGGGACGGGCCCGGTCGGGTCCAGCGCGCCGTCCTCCGCAGGTGGAGCGAAGCGAATCACGGCTGGAATCCTGGGCAATCCCTACACCCTGAGCTACGAGATCAACACGGCCGGGACCGGATCCGTGCGCGGCGTGGGCGAGGTGGAGAAGATCATTCATTCGGGCCTCGTCATCCGCGACGGCGATGGTCGCCTGCAGCCACAACTGGCGGAGGCCGTGCCCACCCTTGAGAATGGCAAATGGCGCATTTCACCGGATGGACGGATGGAAACGACGTGGGTCATCCGCCAGGGCGCCGTCTGGCACGACGGCACGCCCTTCACGGCCGGCGACCTCGTGTTTACGTTGACCGAGGGGCAGGACAAGGATCTGGCGCTTCCCGGCTACCCTGGCTACAAGTCGATCGACGGCATCGACGCGGCGGACGATCGCACCGTCACAGTCCGGTGGATTCAGCCCTTCATCGACGCCGACACGCTCTTCTCGTCGGAGTTCCTCATGCCCAGGCCGAAGCACCTGCTGGAGCAGGCCTATCTGAACGACAAGGCGTCGTACCTGGATCTTCCGTACTGGACCGTCGACTACGTGGGGCTCGGCCCCTTCAAGCTGCGGGAGTTCGTGCGCGATAGTCACATGGTGGTCGACGCGTTCGATCAGTACGTCCTGGGGAGGCCCAAGCTTGACACCATCGAGGTTCGCTTCATCCAGGACCCGAACGCGCTCATCGCGAACGTCCTGGCCGGCGAGGTGCAGGTCACGGTGGGACGGGGGTTCAACCTCGACCAGATCGTCCAGGTGGCGGGTCAGTGGCCTGAGGGGCGCATGGAGACCTCTTCCTCCAACTGGATCGCCCACTATCCGCAGGCGCTCACCCCGAATCCGCCAGTTCTCGGAGAGGTTGCCTTCCGCAGGGCGCTGTTGATGTCGCTGGACCGGCAAGCCATGTCGGACAGCCTACAGAACGGGCAGGCGCCCGTCGCCCACGCCTGGCTGGAGGTCGGCGACCCGAACTACGCCCAGGTGGAGCCGTTCATTGTGAAGTACCCGTTCGACCCCCGTCAGGCGGCGAGCCTCATCGAAGGCCTTGGATACGCGAAGGGCGCTGACGGCTTCTACCACGATTCGTCGGGGAAGAAGCTCACGATCGAGAGTCGGACGAACGCTGGCGACGACGTAAAGGAGAAGATCGTATTTTCGAGCGCCGACTACTGGCAGCACGTCGGCGTCGGCGTCGACACGGTCATCGTCCCGCGCCAGCAGGCGTCCGATCGCGAATATCGCGCGACGTTCCCCGGTTTGGACCTGGTCCGCCAGCCGTTCGAGCCGGAACGCATCGTCAGCTCGCAAGCGGCGCTGCCGACGAACAAATTCAGCGGAAAGAACCGCACCCGCTACATGAATGCAGAGTTGGACGGATACGTCGAGAAGTACCTGACGACGATTCCCCTGGCAGAGCGCATACAGGCGCTGGGTCAGATGATGCACCTGATGACCGACCAGGTGGTGGCGCTCGGCATTTTCTACGCGCCGGAGCCCAAGCTCATCTCGAACCGCCTGCCCAATGTGCACGCCGCCCACGCGCCCGCCGCTGACGAGACGTGGAACGTCAATCAGTGGGAGCTGCGCTAG
- a CDS encoding amidohydrolase family protein, translating to MAIRIDVDSHFFPKDVFDDVDPRFGDRRPRVWFDAVGRSRITYPEREANMSPHQRALPNLLRFSRQRPGFWDPEVRIEFLDRVGVDMQVLVPSNESFHYDVDADLATSVCQSYNNAIARVLDRYPGRFIGLAHLPMQAPTAAVRELERAVRELGIHAPTLFTNVNGRNLDEPEFWPVYAKAEELDVPIILHPSRSGKLLGLERLTKYHLDNALGFLYEGSLAITSFITGGVLDLFPTLRIALMETGCGYLPYLMDRLNEVYDQEGVDELIKHRPPEYLRHFWLAANVTTEKETMAYVVERYGADRLMMAIDFPHGLGGAGEACVDDVVANPRLTDAQKDRILGLNAAELFGIDPVTKTQARGRSATVGA from the coding sequence ATGGCTATCCGCATCGATGTCGACTCGCACTTCTTCCCGAAGGACGTGTTCGACGACGTCGATCCGCGCTTTGGTGACCGTCGGCCGCGCGTGTGGTTCGATGCCGTGGGCCGGTCCCGGATCACGTATCCCGAGCGCGAAGCCAATATGTCGCCCCATCAGCGGGCCCTGCCGAACCTGCTGCGCTTTTCCCGGCAGCGGCCGGGCTTCTGGGATCCGGAGGTGCGGATCGAGTTCCTTGACCGAGTGGGCGTCGACATGCAGGTTCTCGTGCCGTCGAACGAGTCGTTCCATTACGACGTCGATGCGGACCTCGCGACCAGCGTCTGCCAGTCGTACAACAACGCCATCGCGCGCGTCCTCGATCGATATCCCGGTCGATTCATCGGTCTCGCGCATCTCCCCATGCAGGCGCCAACGGCCGCGGTTCGCGAGCTGGAGCGTGCCGTTCGAGAGCTGGGGATCCACGCGCCCACGCTCTTCACAAACGTCAACGGACGAAACCTCGACGAGCCGGAGTTCTGGCCGGTCTACGCGAAGGCAGAGGAGCTGGACGTGCCTATCATTCTTCACCCCAGCCGAAGCGGCAAGCTCCTCGGGCTGGAACGGCTGACCAAGTACCATCTCGACAACGCTCTCGGGTTCCTCTATGAGGGTTCGCTCGCCATCACGTCGTTCATCACGGGTGGCGTTCTGGACCTCTTCCCCACGCTCCGCATTGCCCTCATGGAGACGGGGTGCGGCTATCTGCCGTACCTGATGGACCGGTTGAATGAGGTCTACGATCAAGAGGGCGTGGACGAGCTGATCAAGCACCGGCCGCCAGAATACCTCCGGCACTTCTGGCTGGCGGCCAACGTGACAACCGAGAAAGAGACGATGGCGTACGTCGTCGAGCGGTATGGGGCTGACCGGCTGATGATGGCCATCGACTTCCCCCATGGGCTGGGAGGCGCCGGCGAAGCGTGTGTCGATGACGTGGTGGCCAACCCACGGCTCACCGATGCGCAGAAGGATCGCATCCTCGGCCTCAACGCCGCCGAGCTGTTCGGGATCGACCCCGTCACCAAGACCCAGGCGCGGGGACGGTCGGCGACGGTCGGCGCCTGA
- a CDS encoding histidinol-phosphate transaminase, which translates to MTFDRGDPATALHQAAPAASPGRAALGPSGTAVEGSAARPEPVPWLASLTPATHGAYHSPRDRPDGVLDFSANGNVIGPPPGTADAIAGVDVTRYPDPTAHDLRAAIATREGIPADCVVAGNGSTELIWAVARAYLGPGRTALVCGPTYGEYAVASAATGASVQIAPLLWPDGRGEARDPAEFAAGLARCAHESDARMIWLCHPNNPTGEALPVRRLGEVMRAAPEALIVVDEAYLLLTDGLPSALTGIESGRLAVLRSMTKDAALAGIRVGALLAAPEVVEIVRRVVPPWSVSSVAQAAGCHAVADVAHLRRARAAVAASRDHLVDGLRRRGLAPRPSVANFVLVEVGNGRLVAERLLERGLAVRDCASFGLPAHVRIGVRSIPDQERLLAALPDALARTGDPIHLRSGQA; encoded by the coding sequence GTGACGTTTGATCGCGGCGACCCAGCGACTGCGCTGCATCAGGCGGCGCCGGCGGCGAGCCCCGGCCGCGCTGCGCTTGGTCCGAGCGGTACGGCGGTCGAGGGAAGCGCGGCGCGGCCCGAACCAGTGCCGTGGCTCGCGTCGCTGACGCCGGCCACGCACGGCGCGTACCATTCGCCCCGGGACCGCCCGGACGGCGTGCTGGACTTCAGCGCCAACGGCAACGTCATCGGGCCGCCACCTGGAACGGCGGATGCAATCGCGGGCGTCGACGTGACCCGCTATCCGGACCCGACTGCGCACGATTTGCGCGCGGCGATCGCCACGCGCGAAGGGATTCCCGCGGACTGCGTCGTGGCCGGAAACGGCTCGACTGAGCTGATCTGGGCCGTTGCCCGCGCGTATCTGGGCCCAGGCCGCACCGCGCTCGTCTGCGGCCCGACCTATGGGGAGTACGCGGTGGCATCCGCGGCAACCGGCGCGAGCGTCCAGATCGCCCCGCTGCTCTGGCCGGACGGGAGGGGCGAGGCGCGGGACCCGGCGGAGTTCGCGGCCGGTCTCGCGCGATGCGCCCACGAGTCCGACGCGCGCATGATCTGGCTCTGTCATCCCAACAACCCAACGGGGGAAGCGCTGCCCGTGCGCCGACTGGGCGAGGTGATGCGCGCGGCGCCAGAGGCGCTGATCGTCGTCGACGAAGCGTACCTCTTGCTGACCGATGGCCTGCCATCGGCGCTCACGGGGATCGAGTCAGGCCGCCTCGCCGTTCTGCGGTCGATGACCAAGGACGCGGCGCTGGCGGGAATTCGCGTGGGCGCGCTCCTCGCCGCGCCAGAGGTAGTCGAGATAGTCCGGCGCGTCGTTCCGCCATGGAGTGTTAGCAGCGTCGCCCAGGCGGCTGGATGCCACGCCGTCGCCGACGTCGCGCACCTGCGGCGCGCGCGGGCCGCGGTGGCTGCCTCGCGTGACCACCTCGTCGATGGCCTGCGCCGCCGTGGCCTCGCGCCGAGACCCTCCGTCGCGAACTTCGTCCTCGTCGAGGTGGGGAACGGACGCCTTGTTGCCGAGCGCCTGCTGGAGCGCGGGCTGGCGGTGCGCGATTGCGCGTCCTTCGGATTGCCAGCGCACGTTCGCATCGGCGTTCGTTCGATCCCCGACCAGGAGCGATTGCTGGCCGCGCTGCCGGATGCGCTCGCCCGTACCGGGGACCCCATTCACCTTCGCTCCGGACAGGCCTGA
- a CDS encoding TadE family protein, translating into MRIAAGRAHRIDGRSLFVTRPLQSLVETIIILPVIAVVLIGTMEAGRLLYAAIAVQEAAQAGALAAAQVAMSGEGCAGCRMREVCDTIVRSAIMPNGKRLAIDRDRDIWFTTQSPGIRKSATCATPVTLDSWTPGAPLTITVTHRYAFITPLPTRLKTVDLRATMTGGKAW; encoded by the coding sequence GTGAGGATCGCGGCCGGACGGGCGCATCGCATCGACGGGCGGAGTCTCTTCGTCACGCGGCCACTGCAGTCGCTGGTTGAAACGATCATCATTCTCCCCGTGATCGCGGTGGTGCTCATCGGCACGATGGAGGCTGGACGCCTGCTCTACGCCGCGATCGCCGTCCAGGAGGCGGCCCAGGCGGGCGCCCTCGCTGCTGCACAGGTTGCCATGTCCGGCGAGGGCTGCGCCGGCTGTCGGATGCGCGAGGTGTGCGACACGATTGTCAGATCGGCGATCATGCCGAACGGCAAGCGGCTCGCCATCGATCGCGACCGCGACATCTGGTTCACGACACAGTCGCCCGGCATTCGGAAGAGCGCCACGTGCGCCACTCCTGTCACGCTCGACAGCTGGACCCCGGGCGCCCCCCTCACCATCACGGTTACGCATCGCTATGCGTTCATCACCCCGTTGCCGACTCGCCTGAAGACCGTCGACCTGCGGGCGACCATGACGGGTGGCAAGGCGTGGTAG
- the cbiB gene encoding adenosylcobinamide-phosphate synthase CbiB has protein sequence MNDRARILLVAALLELTIGDPRTRWHPVALFGRGVGALAGRAPRSGAIARLVYGAAAVMGSALAAGLAAAFGLRAIEARSRVAAVLAGGAILKVCLSYRQLEREALVVADHVEGGRLDAARESLRALVSRDTSRLSAAGACSAAIESVAENLCDSLVAPIYAFLLAGVPGAIVYRAVNTWDAMVGYHGEYEFLGKAAARLDDLANYLPARMTAGMIAVAAIAGADWRGAIARARSESGRTESPNAGWPMAAMAGALQRRLAKCGHYRLGAEYRACEPADVRRAVRLARLVAILSAVVAMAFARSMGART, from the coding sequence ATGAATGACCGTGCGCGAATTCTGCTGGTCGCCGCTCTTCTGGAGCTGACGATCGGGGACCCGAGAACCCGATGGCACCCGGTGGCGCTCTTTGGTCGCGGGGTCGGCGCGCTGGCCGGTCGAGCCCCGCGCTCCGGAGCCATCGCGCGCCTCGTGTATGGCGCCGCGGCAGTTATGGGGAGCGCGCTGGCGGCGGGTCTTGCGGCCGCCTTCGGGCTCCGGGCTATCGAAGCTCGATCCCGGGTCGCGGCTGTGCTGGCGGGCGGGGCGATCCTCAAGGTGTGTCTGTCGTACCGGCAGCTCGAGCGCGAGGCGCTCGTGGTGGCCGACCACGTCGAGGGCGGGCGCCTGGATGCGGCGCGGGAGTCGCTCCGGGCGCTGGTGAGCCGGGATACTAGCCGTCTCTCGGCGGCAGGCGCCTGCTCAGCCGCCATCGAATCGGTGGCGGAGAATCTCTGCGACTCGCTGGTCGCGCCGATCTACGCGTTTCTCCTGGCCGGCGTACCGGGCGCCATCGTGTATCGGGCGGTCAACACATGGGACGCCATGGTCGGCTACCATGGCGAGTACGAATTTCTGGGGAAGGCCGCTGCGAGATTGGATGACCTGGCCAACTACCTGCCTGCGCGCATGACGGCGGGCATGATCGCGGTGGCGGCGATTGCGGGTGCCGACTGGCGTGGTGCAATTGCCCGAGCCCGGTCGGAGAGCGGACGAACGGAGAGCCCCAACGCGGGCTGGCCGATGGCTGCGATGGCCGGCGCCCTTCAGCGACGACTTGCGAAGTGCGGGCACTATCGACTGGGAGCGGAATACCGCGCGTGCGAACCAGCGGACGTCCGTCGCGCGGTCCGCTTGGCGCGCCTGGTCGCCATTCTGTCCGCCGTCGTCGCGATGGCGTTCGCGCGATCAATGGGGGCGCGCACGTGA
- a CDS encoding transposase, which translates to MWLITFSTYRRRPVFADPDLLLVCAEAIREVTERNGYCALALAVMPDHVHIVLNAGTSGHERSKVLNNLKGVSSRRVFLACQDLKLDLRSEHLWADEYQAAQLTTDAAVDSACRYVCANPGKFGLPEQQYAWLGRIGLAPYVAETRGRDLGHA; encoded by the coding sequence ATGTGGTTGATCACCTTCTCAACGTATCGAAGGCGACCGGTGTTCGCCGATCCGGATTTGCTTCTCGTCTGCGCGGAAGCGATTCGCGAGGTGACAGAGCGCAATGGTTATTGCGCATTGGCGCTGGCAGTGATGCCAGATCATGTCCACATCGTGTTGAACGCAGGAACGAGTGGACACGAAAGATCAAAGGTCCTCAATAACCTGAAAGGAGTGTCGTCGCGACGGGTGTTCTTGGCGTGCCAGGATCTCAAGCTCGACTTGCGGAGCGAGCATCTGTGGGCCGATGAGTACCAGGCGGCTCAACTCACGACAGACGCGGCAGTGGATAGCGCCTGCCGGTACGTCTGCGCAAACCCCGGTAAGTTCGGCCTGCCAGAGCAACAGTATGCGTGGCTCGGCCGAATCGGATTGGCTCCCTACGTGGCAGAGACTCGCGGGCGAGACCTCGGGCATGCCTAG
- a CDS encoding ABC transporter substrate-binding protein, translated as MTIAIGAELNNLATKLEGGNTFASEFDFLSNSPLTVKDAHGSTSPLLAADRPSRDAGTWTVNPDGTMTTVWKIRDNARWHDGVAVTSSDFIFAFRVYTDNAIPVRDRDPERFIDHLDAQDDHTFTVYWKQSYPWANELGAGQLEPLPDHILGSLYTAGDPDAFMNNAFWSSTAYVGEGPYVLHEWNPGAQLVYQAFDDYFMGRPKIDEVVFRIISDSNTVVANVMGGTVDATVGITLGQKAGVTVKSQWASTGAGQVIVTPVRFRYVQFQLDPARTEQPALLDRRVRQAMAYGIDRATLAETVTEGTSGVADVPVSPNDTLFPSVDRAIAKYPYDPNRAQTLLQQAGWTRRGDTLSDETGQSFAVDIRTTAGADNETEASIMASDLVKLGMQATQTVAAQSRIRDLEYRVTFPGLNTTAMSIDVPGTFVIALSDQCPTADKRFVGSNRGCWKNPEFDRLYTVASTSLDPAERGQAVVDALKILTEDVGVLGLSYNSENIAVRKGLAGPGPRWPAQQGDTWNIQDWHWE; from the coding sequence GTGACTATCGCCATCGGCGCAGAACTGAACAACCTTGCAACGAAGCTCGAGGGCGGAAACACCTTCGCTTCGGAATTCGACTTTCTCAGCAACAGTCCCCTCACGGTGAAGGACGCCCACGGGTCCACCAGCCCATTGCTCGCCGCCGATCGCCCCTCCCGGGATGCGGGCACGTGGACCGTGAACCCTGACGGAACGATGACCACGGTGTGGAAGATTCGCGACAATGCCCGTTGGCATGACGGCGTGGCAGTCACGTCGAGCGACTTCATCTTCGCGTTCCGCGTCTACACGGATAACGCCATTCCCGTGCGAGATCGTGATCCTGAGCGCTTCATCGACCACCTCGACGCGCAAGACGACCATACGTTCACGGTCTACTGGAAGCAATCCTACCCGTGGGCGAACGAGCTGGGCGCAGGGCAGCTCGAGCCGCTGCCGGACCATATCCTCGGCAGCCTCTATACGGCCGGAGACCCTGACGCCTTTATGAACAACGCCTTCTGGTCGAGCACCGCGTACGTCGGAGAGGGACCGTACGTCCTTCACGAATGGAACCCTGGCGCGCAGCTCGTCTACCAGGCGTTCGACGATTACTTCATGGGTCGTCCAAAGATCGACGAGGTCGTCTTTCGCATCATCTCAGACAGCAACACCGTGGTTGCCAACGTGATGGGCGGCACTGTGGACGCAACGGTGGGCATCACGCTTGGACAGAAGGCCGGCGTGACGGTGAAGAGCCAGTGGGCGTCCACCGGCGCCGGTCAGGTGATCGTTACGCCCGTGCGGTTCCGCTATGTACAGTTCCAGCTCGACCCGGCCCGGACCGAGCAGCCGGCCCTTCTCGATCGCCGCGTGCGCCAGGCGATGGCGTACGGAATCGATCGTGCAACGCTTGCGGAGACCGTGACAGAAGGGACGTCCGGCGTTGCCGACGTGCCCGTCTCTCCGAACGATACGCTCTTTCCGTCCGTTGACCGCGCCATCGCGAAGTATCCGTACGATCCGAACCGAGCCCAGACGTTACTGCAGCAGGCGGGGTGGACCCGTCGTGGCGATACGCTCTCCGACGAAACGGGCCAATCGTTTGCCGTCGACATTCGGACGACGGCAGGCGCCGACAACGAGACCGAGGCCAGTATCATGGCGTCGGACCTCGTCAAGCTCGGCATGCAAGCGACGCAAACGGTCGCGGCGCAATCACGCATCCGGGACCTGGAGTACCGGGTCACCTTCCCTGGGCTGAACACCACCGCCATGTCCATCGACGTGCCAGGCACCTTCGTGATCGCCCTGTCGGACCAGTGTCCCACCGCCGACAAGCGATTCGTCGGATCCAACCGCGGCTGCTGGAAGAATCCCGAGTTCGACCGGCTGTATACGGTCGCGTCAACGTCCCTCGATCCGGCAGAGCGCGGGCAAGCCGTCGTCGACGCGCTCAAGATATTGACCGAGGACGTCGGAGTCCTCGGGCTGAGCTACAACTCTGAGAACATCGCGGTGCGAAAAGGACTGGCGGGGCCGGGGCCGCGCTGGCCTGCGCAGCAGGGTGACACCTGGAACATCCAGGACTGGCACTGGGAGTAG